Proteins from a single region of Sporosarcina sp. P33:
- the spoVT gene encoding stage V sporulation protein T — protein sequence MKATGIVRRIDDLGRVVIPKEIRRTLRIREGDPLEIFTDREGEVILKKYSPISELGEFAVEYAESLYETIGTPALISDRDEMLAVAGLSKKDYMNRQLSLVCEEILNGRSTVIEKHEKSVEWVPGQVEQVKSYCVAPIVTNGDAIGAVYLLSKVHFVGDVEQKAAETAASFLAKQMEN from the coding sequence ATGAAGGCAACGGGTATTGTCCGAAGAATTGATGATCTGGGAAGAGTGGTTATACCAAAGGAAATCAGAAGGACACTTCGAATTCGTGAAGGCGATCCTTTGGAAATATTCACTGACCGTGAAGGAGAAGTCATTTTAAAGAAGTATTCACCTATTTCAGAGCTTGGCGAATTTGCCGTGGAATATGCGGAATCACTTTACGAAACCATCGGGACGCCGGCTTTGATCAGCGACCGGGATGAGATGCTGGCGGTAGCGGGCCTTTCAAAGAAAGACTATATGAACCGTCAGCTTTCACTTGTCTGTGAAGAGATTCTAAACGGCAGATCAACTGTCATTGAGAAGCACGAAAAGTCCGTGGAATGGGTACCCGGCCAGGTTGAACAGGTCAAATCCTATTGTGTTGCCCCGATTGTTACAAATGGTGATGCAATTGGTGCGGTATACTTGCTGTCAAAAGTTCACTTCGTAGGAGATGTAGAACA